The region TTCACAGTAATTCAAGTACAGAAATGCTGAAGCTCATATTGGAGCTATTCATGGCTGTTTGATTGAAGCCAGATTTAACACAAAATCCTCCTTAAGTGATTTATGGCATCAAAAGTTTGCTTTGTTGAATTAATTAATGAGTCTGTCCGATTGATGAAAAAAAATTCAATGTGGAAGTTTTTCTATTTCTCCTTAAAAAGCTCCGGATTTAAGTCTTTTTCCAGAATCCTTCATCTTCAGTTCTCCTTGCAGTTCATAGCTTTCTCCATCCTCTGATGGACTTCAGCCAGGAAGATCTGACACCCGACAGAAGCACCATTGGATGAGCCAGGATCCCCCACCGCATGTCTCTATCCTCTGATCTTGCAGTCTCAGCGGGACGTTTTGAAACTGATCTGCCGAGATAATGTTGCTCCATCCCACTGAGATGGGAATCTGGGAGAGGAAAGAGCCCACTGTCGTGGCTGTCCAAAACAAATAGTTGCCATAAATCATCCCAAGATCTATGGCTGACCTTTCAGCTGCACTGTGCTGACTTGCTGATTCTCTTGAACAAGTGTTCTGACTGATTACTGTCAAAATCCCTCAAAAACACTGTGAGGTCAGAAcgtcaaaccttttttatttaaccaaacTTTATCCAACACAGGTCCTTTTTAAATGTCCGGTGCCCCCAAATATCTTTAtccctccacctcagtctcgcACCCAGCCAAGTGTCCTTCATGTCTCTATTGCTGCAATGCCAGGTCATCAATCACGTGGACTACCAGTTTATCCCGGCTGGGCTTCCCTGCTGTTCTGTGGAAGATTCTGGATATTTCCAGTCTTCCAACTCACCACCGGCTTGACATCTCACTCCAAAGCCACATGAGGTGTTCGCTCTTTTCCTCTGAGAAataggctttatttttgcatcGTCTCTGTTAATGAATCCAAGCTGAGAGGGTGGATAAGTAAAACTAATGAAGTGATCTGTCTTCAGCCCATTCTGCTGTCTGCTTGCCCATTTTCCTACTGCCTCAGAGCTTCATATTCTGCAGCCAAACCCATCAACCTCGCCTCATCTAATGTTGAACATTATGTACACCATGTTTGTGCACATTCTTTTAATGCTAGGGATTTATGAATCAAGTAGTTTCTGGTTagcttattttaaaagtttgcaAACATCACCTCAGATGAACAAGAACACATGTCAGATTACATTTCTGGATCACTCTTCTTTACAGCATTGCTTCAGTATATTGATGTTTgtagatatttatttttgcacaccTTTTAACGCTTCATTAACGTTATGGACTTTgattctttccttttttgtttgggatcattgttctgttgataaaccagtttgggccaagctttacctttcaaacaaatgcCTCCGTATTTGCCTCATAAAAACACAGGAGTTTATGGTTGACTTAATGACTGCAAGGTGTCCAGTTCTTGTAGCTGCAAATCCTGCCTAAATCATCACCCatccaccaccgtgcttcagACCTGGTACACGGTGTTGAGCCTATATGGTGTTTCTGGTTTTCTCCAAATATGGGTGCTGTGCAGGATGCTTATTCAAACGCAGCTTAGCAAACCTTAGCCATGCTGTCATATTCTTTTTAGAGAGAAGATTCTTTCACCTACAACCCTTCCAACAACGTTGTCCTCGTTCAGTTTAATTGTACAGTCATGAAAATTAACATTAAACATATTAACTCAGGCCTGTCAAGTCTGAGAAGGAACTCCTGGGGTTTCTTCGCAACTTCTCTAATCAAAGCACATCTAACCTTGGGCTGATTTTACCAATCTTGTGAAGATTGGCATCCATCCTAACAGCTTTCTGCCTGTGAATGATTGTTCTTGCTGTAAAATGGCTAACTTCAAATAGTTTAGAAATGGCCTCCTAACTCTTCTCAGGCTGATGGCCACCAGCAGTTACTTCTCTAaaatcattgctgatgtctttccgtCCAGGCATTGTGTTAATATACGCAAACTCTTAAAATCAATGCTTGAACAGAGGTGGACATACTGCTGAAGATCAgttaaacaaactgaaatgaacttccCTGAAAAACTGCCGATTAAAACCACTTTAAAGAATTACAATGAAGTTTGACTGCATGGAAGCAAAGTATAAAGAAGAAGGCTTAAAAGTTCTGAGACTGTAAAAGAAAAGCGATTTTGTAAAGAATTAGGGTAATTTGAAGCAGATGCAGGGATCTTACAGCCTGATAGACAAGAGAGAAAGCCGGGGAAATTGATCTCCTGGAGAGACACTAACCTAAGCTCGGTTGATCTTCACAAATTTCTCCGAATGCTAGAAGGAACGGTGACTCAGACAGTGGCTGAGAAACAAATGAGCAGATTACACACCCACCCTGAGTGAGAAAAACGCCCCCAGCTGAGTGAAGTGAAGAGAAGATCTCCTGCTGACAGCACAGCACTGCGTGTTCTTAAAGTCACAGAGATCTCAGGTTCCTTCTGTTGAAACATCAAGTTTAGGAGGGGCTTCATGGATTGGTGCTCCCCGACTGATCTGTGCTCTGCTTTTTGCTGAGAGCAGCAGGTCCGGCTTTAAAGTAACCAGCAGAGCCGCCCAGAGTGTTTTACATCTAACTTCTTTGTGATATAATCCAATCTCAGATATAAACTGTGTCGTAACTGATGGCAGTATAATacagttttcttctttaaatTTTCCAGGAAGAAAGGGAAGCAGTGTTGCAGAAGGTAAATCACCAACCACTGTTTatgtcttattttgttttaaaccacaatgattgATTCTACCATGATGGGAAATGTTCattatttcctttttgtctCACTTCAGAAAAGCTGCCAGCGTATGAGCCAGATATCCCTGAACCAACTACCAGAGCTGACTTCATGAAATGTAAGACTTCCTAAAGTTTTTAAGTGTTTGTTATCTTCACCTAAAACCAGGTATTTACATATGCTGCTGCCTCCTAAATGCACTAAGGAGCATTATCACAGGTctttcctcccagcagctgttaggcTATAATTCCTGTCATTCTTTGCACGGGTTTCCATATCACTGTAAATAGTCCGGGCACCAATTAAAAGCACAATTTGTACAGttttcacattattttcttttacttcctGACTTTAGGATGCTTGGTTGATTTGTGCACAAACATTCTTGTTGGATTTGGCTGGCTCAGTGCATTGAGTTAGTCTTAAGAGGGGTCTTCTTTGCAGTCAAATGGTTGGAAAGTTTTATTAGAAGGTCTTACACAATCTGACATGTCTGCTTTGAATGTGACCCTAAATATCACTGACCATCACACATTGAACCTTTCAGTTTATACTTGATCTAAATGTAACAATATGACTTCGGATTTCGGGCAAATCTACAACAAAAAAGGctgtaaaacatttcagttcattcatccTGAAGGAGGTGGTGACAATAAAGAGGAACAATTCCCTTTTAGCAGGTGTTGAGAGGTCAGAATGGAAACACAGAAAGTAACCCAGAACACTGAGTCAGGAGTAGTTTTTATGGGGGAAAAACTGTACAGGAAGGTAATGGCAGCAACAGTTATGTCAGGGTCTGTGTCCAGGAAACAAATACTGCTAAAAACAGGAGGACTGTGCCGGATGTACTTtctaaagaaagaaacaaacatagAGAGCACTAAGTTATTGGAAGGAATAGCATTAATAATGGCTTTATTCAAGGAAATAGACACAACTAAAGCTAGAAGACCTGGGCCAGGGGTACTATCTGTGGAATTGAAAAAACGGATAAAGAACATAAGGAATTAAGGCATTAATACCTCCAACAACTGCTTCATCGAGGGAAgagacacagctaaaaacagtaTCCCTGTTCCAGCGTACGTTCCAGAGAAAGACAATAGCAGCAAAACCTTCAACAATTACTTCTTCCAAGGACAAGATACAGCTAAACACAAAAGGACTGACCCAAACACAGAGAGAACACAACGTTAATAGGAGCAATAAttctgaaaatgtattcatacagAACAGAAAAACCCAGCCTGGACCAGGCGTACTTTctatgaaaagaaagaaaacagttctaaacTGTTCTCATCAACATATTGTaagtggatgtttttttttttcacatatccATCAACAGTTAATATAAAAGAATAAAGTGCCACCATTTGCAAGCTGGTCTCCTTGCTCAATGTGGGCCTGGTTGCAAGGACTTGCATGTTTTTAGTCTCATTTTTACACCTCGGTTCTACTCTGACCTTTTCAGACTGGTTCCCCATCTCTCTGGATGATAAAACTGCGCAGAAGCTGTTGTGGATTTCTGAGGGCAGCTCCAAAGTGGCTCGAACATCCGATGCAGTCTGCCCCTATCCCAACAGGCCTGAAAGATATGAGGACTCACCACAGGTAGGCCTGGGGCTCAAAGACCAACACTGCTGGTAGTAATGAAAAACCTTTACAGTGGCCATTAGAATTATTGGAATTAATTATTACTTTATGATCACTCTGTGGTCTGTGATGCCACGTAATCACTTGTAAATAGTCATCACTGCATTGAAGTTCATTAATACTATCAAGGTTTGCAAGGGGATTTTTTGGTCTCCTCTTTCAGGTGCTTTGTAAGGAGGGCTTGATGGGCTTCCGAGGCTACTGGGAGGTGGACTACGATGGCTGGGTGGTGATTGGTGTGGTGGCAGAGAGCGCGCCCCGGAAAGGGCAGGAGATGCCCTGCGGTCTCGGGGAGAACAAAAGCTCCTGGGGGGTCGGCTGGTCGGGCTCCTGCTACCAAGTCTGGTACAACGGCGAGAACATCGACGTCCAGCTGCCGTCTTCCTCCACCTTGGGGGTCTATGTGGACCAGCCAGCAGGCGTCATCAAGTTCCTCACGGTGGAGGGAGACTCTGAGAAGGAGGTGCAACTGATCCACAAGTTTAAAGCTGAATTTGGGGAGAGAGTCTTTCCCGGGTTCTGGATCGGCACAAACTCCTTCTGTCTTATCCTGAAAAAAGATCAGTGACACCAAGGAGTTGGCTTTTGGGGATGGAGCAGTGGTGACAGCTTAACAGaaagtgttgtgtgtttggaggcAAAACGGGGAGCTCTAAAGCAGAACTGAACACGTGGTGACATCTTCAAAGTTTCTCTGGATGCATGAAAACACTTTACAGAGATACAATCAGACCTGAACGTACCttcagactttcatttgtttttgttaatttaagTTCGAAAAGGCAAAGTTTGGTGTTTTTAATACTCTCAAATCGTTTTACTTTTGAGTGCTTTTTATTTGATTGAATGTAGTCAATAAATTCTTCTTTTCCGTCTCAATGCCAGTCAGACGTTGACATCCTGGGCTTGTTCATTCAGGGTTTTATTCCAACTGAACTTGTGGTTACGTTGGAATGACTGAACAACCTTCCACTTTACTGATTTTTCCTAACTAAAATTGTGTGCACAAGTTTGAAAGTATGATAGGTTTCCCCTATTTGACAGGATCAAGGGTTATACAATTTAGATGCATGTTTGGGTTCACTGTCCTGCTGGATTGTCTCCACGTTTCAACCACCGAGCTTAGAGGTACCCAAGTCCAGGCCTCTAGAGCTACTATCCTCCAACTTcgagatgcatcccttctccaatgCACCTGAAGGTGAACAATTTTCAGATTGTCCATTATTTCACCACAAGCAGCAAAGCAGAACCCTGGCTTTCAAATTTATGAACACCGTACCAAGTGTCAAGCATgttggtgggagcatcatgctgtaatGTTATTTAGCTGCCAGTGGCACAGGTCCACTGCACCAAGTGGATGGAATAATGAAGGTAGgtggtaaaaaacattttgttttttcaacatGATCCATAAACTGAAACAtgtcaaaactggttttgtcaTGGATAGAGGAGTCTAACATTATTTTCCTCCCCAAAGTCATGACTTCAACCCATTGAGACTTTAAAGCTGAGACAAtgccaggaaaccaacaaatttaaatgaacagttctGCTGGATAAAAGTTGTCTGGTTGAGGTGCACCTTGCTGAGTATTTGTCAGATATTAGCTGGGGGGTATGTATAGTTTAGCCCTAAATTATTTAAACCGTGTTTAAAAGTATTCTTTTAAATTTACCAACATGTTGACTGGaggtaatattaatgttttggattGGTCCAGTCAGAGGACCAATCCAATGAATCTAAGGAGGGACCTAAGGATTAGGGTTATGGGAAGGAGGCATTCCAGCCTCAAAGGATTGGAGCTCATCATCAAAGACAAATCattaaaataccagtggaaacatggaaACAGCTTTTAGAAAAAGTTTGGTTTTCTGAACTCCAATGATTATTAAGAAGGGTATATAACCACAAAATTTTGCACGTAGTTCTTGTATTTAAACATCGTTGCAGTTTTACGTTTCCACCTTGGAAaaagaatagtttttttttatcattaaaatcCCCAAATTAATAAGGCATTAATGCCATGAGTAGCTGTAAACCTCTGGCCAGGACTGAGGACGCCTCATTAATTCTCCTTTCACATTGTGTCACCGCCCCCTAGTGGCAAACAAACACACGACATCTTACAATGCtgctaaaaacagaaacacagagccGCCTACTCTTGGTGTTGCTCCtttatttgaaacataaaaggaTTTAatggaacatttattttttgaaatatcCGAGATGTAACGTGTTAACATCTCTTCTCGCTCGCAAACAAAGTCACTTTCTCTTTCATTCAGGCGTTTTAACATATCCAGAGCAAACGGGGGAAAAACAATCAATACCATTCCCCCTGGAACATAAAGTAGATTTACAATCATCCCATCGATCATCCATTCattggtgaaataaaaaaatatgcatgTAATGAGAAGGTGCTGGTGTCCTCTGCTCACATTTACAAAAACGCTACAAGCTTTGTGTTAAAATCTGGTTTTTGCTCTTTTACATAAACAGGAGGGATCGTAATGAGGCTGTTGGTCATTTCACTTGGTAAATGATAAGAGCTAATgagcaaaataatttattaaaaaggaaggtTCTCATTCTTCAAAGCGGTCATGTTGAAATTAGAAATAAAGCTTTAGTTTGTTGTGAAATTGATCAGATTTTCCATAAAGGTCAAGAACCAAGCCTGGACTTTAAGATCATTGTAAGAAATGTTAGAACAGAGGTGACATTTTTAGGTTTATTAGGCAGCAAACCTAAAAACTACACACTTGGCTGCATTTGCTCTCCTGTTTAGACCACAGTGAAAGACGTTTCATAGAAACAGTTTTGAAACTTCGTTTGAGATCTTGCAGGAACTTTCCAGATTGCACCCTGATTGTCCCAACATTAGTAAGCTGATCTGAGTTTCTGGAGCACCAGATGCAGCACTTCCACCCATTTCACTTGCATGGTTCATCATCATGGTTCTGCAGAACAATCAGCAGATCCATTCGTTTGAATCAAGCAGCAGGACCAGGGTAAAAAATACTGACAAAGCCATGATTATGCCCCTCTTTAGTGTTCAAAAACCCCTTATATCCCCATCATAACACGTGCCTAAAGCTTAGCAAATACACATTTAATGTGTTAAAGTTATCACAGATATTAATGCAGCAATTTCAGGAGTTTCATGAAGCACTAATTTCCAATGTCAGCCTACGGTATTTTCTGAGTGAAATCCTAGCGCTGGAGGCATCAGTTAACCCCAAAATGAGCCGAGGTGATCATCTGAGAAGATCTGAGATAAATCTAGGAAAAGAGAGAGACCTATTATGCTCCTTGTGGACTATAACTGTCTGAAACATCTCTGTGGGAGTGTGTCAGGCAGTCAAAAATCACTGCTGCAACTAATCCTGAAGTGATAATGCTGTAAAAAGTCGCACATAAGCAGGACCTTGTTCTGTAAAGCAGATTAAACGGAGTTTTTTCATCAGTATTTCTATCCAGATTCACCATGTTTCTCAGACATAAAACAGGATTTTGCTTCATAGATGCTATTTAAACCAATATGTGTCTGCTGATGGGTTTATATCAACAATCTTATCACTACACAGGTAATTGGACCAAACAGCTTTCCATAGTGACACCCTGCTATCTCCTCTGTGCAGTGCTGTGGGTCAGTAAGCTCCCAACCATAGTGTCGTATGTGTAGTACTGTGAGATGTTATTGAGGGGGTAGCAATAGTAGTGGTAGTGTTGAAGATGTTATTAGTGTTCGTAACATTTCCTCACGGCC is a window of Girardinichthys multiradiatus isolate DD_20200921_A chromosome Y, DD_fGirMul_XY1, whole genome shotgun sequence DNA encoding:
- the LOC124864013 gene encoding tripartite motif-containing protein 16-like protein isoform X1, producing MPNNTNRTMPVPKKAGRKGSSVAEEKLPAYEPDIPEPTTRADFMKYWFPISLDDKTAQKLLWISEGSSKVARTSDAVCPYPNRPERYEDSPQVLCKEGLMGFRGYWEVDYDGWVVIGVVAESAPRKGQEMPCGLGENKSSWGVGWSGSCYQVWYNGENIDVQLPSSSTLGVYVDQPAGVIKFLTVEGDSEKEVQLIHKFKAEFGERVFPGFWIGTNSFCLILKKDQ
- the LOC124864013 gene encoding tripartite motif-containing protein 16-like protein isoform X3 codes for the protein MKYWFPISLDDKTAQKLLWISEGSSKVARTSDAVCPYPNRPERYEDSPQVLCKEGLMGFRGYWEVDYDGWVVIGVVAESAPRKGQEMPCGLGENKSSWGVGWSGSCYQVWYNGENIDVQLPSSSTLGVYVDQPAGVIKFLTVEGDSEKEVQLIHKFKAEFGERVFPGFWIGTNSFCLILKKDQ
- the LOC124864013 gene encoding tripartite motif-containing protein 16-like protein isoform X2 — its product is MSVVHQTGRKGSSVAEEKLPAYEPDIPEPTTRADFMKYWFPISLDDKTAQKLLWISEGSSKVARTSDAVCPYPNRPERYEDSPQVLCKEGLMGFRGYWEVDYDGWVVIGVVAESAPRKGQEMPCGLGENKSSWGVGWSGSCYQVWYNGENIDVQLPSSSTLGVYVDQPAGVIKFLTVEGDSEKEVQLIHKFKAEFGERVFPGFWIGTNSFCLILKKDQ